The following are from one region of the Sorghum bicolor cultivar BTx623 chromosome 2, Sorghum_bicolor_NCBIv3, whole genome shotgun sequence genome:
- the LOC110432874 gene encoding probable aquaporin PIP2-7 has protein sequence MSKDDVTAEAEAAAKAPYWDPPPAPLLDTSELKKWSLYRALIAEFMATLIFLYVSIATVIGYKNQSKAESCTGVGALGIAWSFGATIFILVYCTGGISGGHINPAVTFGLFVGRKLSLVRTLLYIVAQCLGAICGVGIVKGIMKVPYNSLGGGANAVATGPSDGVLTGYSVGSALAAEIVGTFILVYTVFSATDPKRTARDSFIPVLVPLPIGFAVFVVHLATIPITGTGINPARSLGAAVVHAAWKDHWIFWVGPLIGATVAALYHKLVLRGEAVKALGSFRSTSATV, from the exons ATGTCGAAGGATGACGTgacggcggaggcggaggccgcGGCGAAGGCGCCGTACTGggatccgccgccggcgccgctgcTGGACACGAGCGAGCTGAAGAAGTGGTCCCTGTACCGCGCGCTCATCGCCGAGTTCATGGCCACCCTCATCTTCCTCTACGTGAGCATCGCCACCGTCATCGGGTACAAGAACCAGTCCAAGGCCGAATCGTGCACCGGCGTCGGCGCCCTCGGCATCGCCTGGTCCTTCGGcgccaccatcttcatcctcgTCTACTGCACCGGCGGCATCTCAG GCGGGCACATCAACCCGGCGGTGACGTTCGGTCTGTTCGTGGGGCGGAAGCTGTCGCTGGTGCGCACGCTGCTGTACATCGTGGCGCAGTGCCTGGGCGCCATCTGCGGCGTGGGCATCGTCAAGGGGATCATGAAGGTGCCCTACAACtccctcggcggcggcgccaacGCGGTGGCCACGGGCCCCTCCGACGGGGTGCTCACGGGTTACTCCGTCGGCAGCGCCCTGGCCGCCGAGATCGTCGGCACCTTCATCCTCGTGTACACCGTCTTCTCCGCCACCGACCCCAAGCGCACGGCGCGCGACTCCTTCATCCCC GTGCTCGTGCCGCTGCCGATTGGGTTCGCGGTGTTCGTGGTTCACCTGGCGACCATTCCCATCACCGGCACCGGCATCAACCCGGCCAGGAGCCTCGGCGCCGCCGTCGTGCACGCAGCATGGAAAGACCAT TGGATCTTCTGGGTTGGGCCGCTGATCGGGGCGACGGTGGCGGCGTTGTACCACAAGCTCGTGCTGCGCGGGGAGGCCGTCAAGGCGCTCGGCTCCTTCAGGAGCACCAGCGCCACGGTGTGA
- the LOC8054978 gene encoding basic blue protein has translation MGATSLSSRTAAAILHLVLLLAAARRHGATDYTVGDSAGWTIGPNYLTWSQKYNFTAGDTLVFDYVKEQHNVYQVTQDEFRTCEPPANQTKGVWATGHDLVNLTAPGDYYFLCNVAGHCLGGMKFSIAVVAPAPPPPPSPPPPALPPQPPSSGGTPWIARRPAWPEVTRIPFLAAIGLLFLA, from the exons ATGGGAGCCACCTCGCTTTCATCCAGAACGGCAGCAGccatcctccacctcgtcctcctcctcgcagCAGCTCGACGCCACGGCGCCACGGACTACACCGTCGGCGACTCCGCCGGGTGGACCATCGGCCCCAACTACCTCACCTGGTCGCAGAAATACAACTTCACCGCCGGCGACACCCTCG TGTTCGACTACGTGAAGGAGCAGCACAACGTGTACCAGGTGACGCAGGACGAGTTCCGGACGTGCGAGCCGCCGGCGAACCAGACGAAGGGCGTGTGGGCGACGGGCCACGACCTCGTCAACCTCACCGCGCCGGGGGACTACTACTTCCTCTGCAACGTCGCCGGCCACTGCCTCGGGGGAATGAAGTTCTCCATCGCGGTGGTCGCGCCGGCCCCTCCgccaccgccgtcgccgcccCCACCGGCCCTGCCGCCGCAACCGCCGAGCTCGGGCGGCACGCCGTGGATTGCACGGCGGCCCGCGTGGCCGGAGGTGACGCGGATCCCATTCCTCGCGGCGATCGGCCTGCTGTTTCTCGCTTGA
- the LOC8054979 gene encoding uncharacterized protein LOC8054979, translated as MAVACASLAGGWEIGPGLALGALFTEAELAVADQLVQLSGSGGGDEAAESESPRSVNTCAGAAAWEEREEEVVVVAGVGIGTMELDRRARKRYRLLSDVYAATRPVMTTGADADAGNARKRKRGHEPEAPETGTTTIRYDGDQCF; from the coding sequence ATGGCCGTGGCTTGCGCGTCGCTGGCGGGCGGGTGGGAGATCGGTCCCGGGCTCGCGCTCGGGGCCCTGTTCACGGAGGCGGAGCTGGCGGTGGCGGACCAGCTCGTGCAGCTCAGCGGCAGCGGCGGAGGGGACGAGGCGGCAGAGTCGGAGTCGCCGCGGTCCGTGAACACGTGCGCGGGCGCCGCGGCGTGGGAGGagcgggaggaggaggtggtggtggtggccggtGTCGGGATCGGGACGATGGAGCTGGATAGGAGGGCGAGGAAGAGGTACCGCCTCCTGTCGGACGTCTACGCCGCCACGAGGCCGGTGATGACGACCGGCGCCGACGCGGACGCGGGCAACGCCAGGAAGAGGAAGCGGGGTCACGAGCCGGAGGCGCCGGAGACCGGGACGACGACGATCAGGTACGACGGAGATCAGTGCTTCTAG
- the LOC8063329 gene encoding trafficking protein particle complex subunit 2-like protein has translation MNQDSCAEKGFSASPDRPIAPLAYGACCRNAVIAHSPTRAGRPGAQPEPRVTSRPESSGPEVSLPATGETGGRVLRSSPATGSSPLPGGIMIVCVAVVGHQNNPLYLQSFTEADDALKLHHIVHCSLDVIDERVNNPKRSAPTLNETFLGLLYPTENYKVYGYLTNTKVKFIMVTTDLDVKDADARNFFRKFHAAYVDAVSNPFHVPGKKIASRSFGARVSTIVKSFGSGITS, from the exons ATGAATCAAGATTCGTGCGCTGAGAAAGGGTTCTCCGCTTCTCCTGACCGTCCGATCGCTCCGTTGGCATATGGTGCCTGTTGCCGTAATGCCGTCATCGCCCATTCGCCCACACGAGCGGGCCGGCCGGGAGCCCAGCCAGAGCCCAGAGTTACTTCGCGGCCTGAGTCCTCGGGACCGGAGGTCTCGCTACCGGCAACCGGCGAGACTGGCGGCCGCGTCCTCCGTTCCTCTCCGGCGACTGGCTCGAGTCCTCTTCCCGGCGGAATCATGATCGTCtgcgtcgccgtcgtcggccaCCAG AACAATCCGCTGTACCTGCAGAGCTTCACGGAGGCGGACGACGCCCTCAAGCTCCACCACATCGTCCACTGCTCCCTCGACGTCATCGACGAGCGAG TGAACAATCCTAAAAGGAGTGCGCCTACGTTGAATGAGACATTTTTGGGTCTTCTGTACCCAACTGAGAACTACAAAGT GTACGGCTATTTGACAAACACAAAGGTCAAATTTATCATGGTCACGACTGATCTTGATGTCAAAGATGCAGATGCCCGAAAT tttttCAGGAAGTTCCATGCTGCATATGTAGATGCCGTCTCAAACCCGTTCCATGTCCCAGGGAAAAAGATTGCTTCAAGAAGCTTTGGTGCAAGAGTAAGCACCATCGTGAAATCCTTCGGTTCAGGGATAACCAGTTGA